In the genome of Ziziphus jujuba cultivar Dongzao chromosome 10, ASM3175591v1, the window ATCAGCATGCTGGACTAAATAATCTTCAATGTCTTCATTAATGGAAGATTTTTCTTTATGCCCAGGTAAGGATTAAGTGCAGTACTCAAccaagaaggaagaaaaggatATTTGGTCAGCACAGAAAAAGTTTCCGAAGCGCGATGGTCTGTGAAGTAGAAGTCAAAGCAATCTTTGGCCGAATGTCCCTGCAAAGCATTCTGTAGGATTTGATGGCCTAGGAGTGTATTGGGTTGGCTTGTGGACAGAGACGGCCTCTTCTCAGGAAAGTAGGCATGGAGCCAAAGCTGCAATATCCACAGAGGTCCAGCATGATGTGGGTCCATGTTAGCATTGGCGACATTGTTGATTCCTTGGTATAGGTGACCAAGAACGAGCGGTCCAAATGTATAAGGCAAACCAATAGCAAGAGCTTCAGCTATGTGAATGTATACTTTCGTCACCTGCATTGAAGGCACACAAAAGATGTACCTGCGCAACCAcaacagaataaaaaaaaaggtgttcTTGATCTGAAGGTGAATTGTCTTTGCCTTGGATGTTCTTCAGAAAATGGTTGTAAGAAGCTTTATGCTTTGGGAAGTTAGCTTCTTCATAATGCAGCATGCCGTCTCGAGATGGAGCAGTAATGGACAAAAATTCGCCATGAGGTCTAAGGCCAAGCAGAACAGCTATATCCATCAAGGTCGGTGTCATCATTCCAaacctaaaataaaaaacattggaAATAGAAGACCAAAAGCAAAGCGTTATTACAATCAGGCCCTTGGCGCATGAGATGTTAAGACAGGATAGATGTATCATGGCATAAATTCCAGATTTCTTTTAGGGACTGTAGTAATAGGGGTCCAATCGATCCATCCACGTAATCCACTCCGGAGgtgtgtgtcaggacccgtccagaattcctccccggaaccctagacaagccctgatcccagggaaccctaccggaccttccaaaggaaaatccggcagaacctcccctaagggatggacttaccacaaattacctacactgaaaacaaacttctatactcatccccttattcctcccgcaaactacaaattgattccacaaattttcagcacttcaaataataacaacaatccagtgcatgaataaaacataagtgtcccaatagtatacagagctttaagaagtgctaaacaacaaaaatacaacaaggatgaaagaaataatacactgaaatgaaagagtacagaagtacttctcgaaacacaacagcagcggaaaaatttggttcgctccggaagaacgcctaccaccacttgcacctacgGGAACGGAACTtgaaaacgtgagatgctaatcatctcaatgagtgaccctaactactgaacacttttaatgataataaaataataataataacaattaaggaaattgaataaataccaacaattaataaataaataataataactgttggaaataataatttccctcaaaactctcaccaatcattccgtttgaaatgtttcctttttaaaaccttttcacaaaacccgatatacgtacttcccgaaaaccaagggattaaaccatttgataaacaataaataaataaataaatacataccccaatatataattaaaatgtaataatttatagtaaataatttttgaacacctttggggtttaaaacattatttgcaaattacatctgacgcaccacaccatataccggtgatgccctccgatacccagcgtcccgagcaccgactggcgggggggttaaagagagaaacttgcaaacggcacttcggtgtcccgacagtaccgctgctgaaaccatctcccggcTAAGGAGGAGGGCGGCTGTGGCAaaaaacaaacttgcctgcccacggtccaatggcaacaatgggagaaataatacctgcgcgctaaaccacataatacttgcgcgctaccacgtgtccatacaccagaacaccaatattgtatgagtgcgtctaaaaataaacattattaaccaaccgtaccattttccaaaattaccgtgggaaatacattaaattctcacacttatcatcccacatatttttatttaataaaccgatacgaaacattgataaccaacaaaccacaatttctcgaagtacgagatgcaaccataaaaatactgcgggcataatttataaaatttaaacaaatattttcgtaaaatatttaacccaattatgcccgaaaaatcatatttgaaaccacgtacaaatactaccgaaatacactttgctcatgcacaataaattaaaccacaatataattcataaataaatcacaccacatgagcataatttaaatatcaatttaaataccaaataaacacaattaattgcccaaaataatttttgaaggtgggtcactcaccttgagcgcgtaaatcaactaagatcctcctcgggatcaactccaccactcgtacgcgcacttAAATaaccacagtgtaccaaccagaaatattaatattttattcggataattcccaaatgggtacccggggagcgaacaccaaacgatatctaaaagttacgagttatataccgaatcgaagcttgagtgatgaggatcactgattcggtcttactttccggtgatcggacccgacgaggtcggaatctcgccggaaagcttttcgagtttcggctccgcaattctcccaaaccgtctcGAATTGGCTGAAACGGATGCctgattcaggttcaggaggtcgaacacagtggattGGAGTCgaccggaaaactgggtactcgccggaacagtaacttccggcgagccgcagcggtcaccggcaaccgtcgccggcggcggcgcgtgcggtggccgttggctgtgattttttgcagatttgtagatcgtggggagagcaatccaatggGACCGGGGGTTAGGCAAACGGAGActggacggcggagaaatcacggtttgaagattttcggcccctcgccggaaaacgcttcgatcccggtgcgtcggtggtctggtggccgtgaaatttggtgggtcggccggacttgaggaggtggtgatggCTAGGTGGCGCGTGTGGCTGGaaaatggccagaaatgggCCAATCGgcagtggccggtggtggagggaaaaactcgccgcctcgatctgggtgcgtccggcggtcgatcgccgtgaaactttgagGTTTTACCAGAAATTGGGAGGGGAATCTTTCTGGCtggtgcgtgtacagtagatcggccggaaaatttgaaaatctccggtggccggtcggattctctctctctttctctctcttccctgagaattttatcaaataaatgccactgtgtgacactgttcataccacatggaccaatcagaagctgacacgtggcatcactgtgcacctaagcaagatataataaaataatacggtatccggcgaatttcaaacgtccataactttttaaccaaacgtccgattcaagcgtgccgctagtctatgaactcatattgacgagtactttaaAACCATActaaagtcaaaacaaaattacatctcaagaaaaagtcaacttccggcaccttttggactgtttgcacttcaacttgttttgcccataactttcaaaccgtagctccgttttcgacgtgctactagtctatgaactcggggcatcatgcacttcgccacggtaccctggtcaactggaaattccaactggagcaaaaagttaatttttgacccgctcggtcaatggtcaacctcggtcaacgtgcacggattccggtgcgatttgggacggggtgttacagtgtgACTGGCCATGACTTGAAAGGTTTAGAGTCTTCCCATTTAGCCCAATCCAAGGATGTTGAGAAAAATGGTAGAAGTTTATCTGAGCGAGTTCGGAATACAACTTCAACTTCACAAGGCATTTTGTCTTTGAATCGAGGACCAAGGCTAAATTATTTGTAGAGTTGGTTTCTCTCAATTAAAATCCTGTCGTCAATAGCATTTTTGGTGTGATTGATAGCTTGCTTAAGTTGCTCCACATATAACGATTTGTCTTTATTGGTGGCCTGCATTATATAAAaagtatatttcaaaaaaaaaattaaaaaaaaaaaaaatatatatatatatataaaataaaataaaaaaaggaaaaaatatatatatatatatttagtatgcTAAGTTAAGGCGACCTTTAATTGTGAAGATATATAGTGAAtctcattattttttgtattaagTTTTGGTAAAGCTATGTCCTCGTAATCAATAGTTGAGCCgattacctaaaaaaaaaaaaaaaaaaaaatttcagcagTTTGAATAAAAACAAGCATGAGGTGAAATAGGAGGGCCACTGGTAGATTTTTAATgcaatctttatatatatatatatatatatagaaagaaaaaaaaaaaacaaagcatgaGATGTTAtagtatttataaaaataaataaataaataaataaatatatatatatatatatatagaaccaaGAGAGTGCAAGTGTGGCCTAATAGAGACATGTGGACATcttttggaaatatatatacacatgaaaCCGtgagcacacacacacacatatatatatatatgcggaaattctatggtgaggacggttcgTATGAAGACCGcggtattagtgacggttttttatagtattaatgacagttttttagaaaatcgtcatcaatactataaaaaaccatcaccaatatTATGGTCCATATGAGGACTGTCTACACCATAaacagactgtatatatatgtgtgagtGCAAGTGTGGCCTAATAGAGACATGTGGACAGAAACCgtgagcatatatatatacatatatatatatatatatatataaaagagggAGAAAGGATGGGATGTTTTGATATATATCCTTTAGTCTATATTATAAGCGAGAAGGGCTCCCAAGTTTTGGTCATGTTTTACTGTTCAAAATGGTTCCAAAACGACTACTTTTCGTgcgttttggcttttcttttctctgttttttacttttttttttttttacaatttcatttatccaaatctatcatttttttgtttcattttacaaTAGTATGCCAAGGATAAAACATCGTTAAAAACATATACAtaatagttttcttttctttgttttttacttttttttttttttttacaatttcatttatccaaatctatcctttttttgtttcattttacaaTAGTATGCCAAGGATAAAAACATCGTTAAAAACCTATACATAATAGCCGatgtttttacataaaaaagtcagattttttcctttttcaacgACTGAATTCCAAAAACcatcgctaaaaatttattttttattttttatttttttatttttagttcttgCTGCCAAAACGAGAACAAATTGAAGAtctaagaagagaaaaagagtcAGCAGTGGACAAATGAAAGAAAGGGATAGGATATGATTATTTTCAGGTAAATTATcacatttagttatttatttattttgatatctatttgcaaatattatggatttttattatcaattatctattttgaaaataataattataataattagtaTAAAACAATCTATGATTAATAACACTAACTTTATTACATATGTGAGATGTAgtaaattttttcactttaaaattaaataaatttttgttaaatggACTGgacttttttgttaataaataatagattaGACTTACTCCAACTATTGCTTTGCATTagccttttatcttttatctattACGTTAATTAAAATCCTTGAATGTTCCATCACATATTTGATCTTCAACAGTTGCCATACTGGTGAGATCCAcattttatgcttctttttttattttgccatacaggtgtcagggttgtggtatggcatgcattatggttatgatgacttacagtatggtaaggatagagttggtgtactttatacaaaattctggACTTCATTATTGTACTTCAGAAAAGACTTTGCCTTACAATGTaagtaaaaattttgatttatatccTTTAGTCAAAGcctatttccttggttttcagtatttaaatgccattggctttttttcttttctattttttttttcagcttttctctccCCCTACTCTCTTTATCAATGACGACAAAGAACCTGAGGATTGTGTTATTCAGTACAAAAttggtaactttaattttttccattcctttgtcttattacttaatttcctcgtgcatttcaattcttttgtgagttcatgaatttcattgtccatggatctttgcatttttcattgcttttgtgtgcacatgcatatgatttatatttcagttcttcacccaatatcacatattgatatatgaaaaaccaacatgtatttatgttagggaaaaaaaaaacagtaaaaaaaaaaacagaaaaaagaaaaagtagtagGAGAGCATGCAATCCCACAAGAGATCATGATggtcattgttttttttctctcagtctaaaaaataaatgaatagtcaATGACTATGTCATctataatttggtttatttgattcatagtgatttcattttatgtttttctaaaatataatatagcaaAATGGTTAGAGAAGTAAAGCTAATCAAGGATATTCAAGCTCAACAAAGAGGTTGGACAGTAAAAGTGGTGGTTATTGAGAAAGCAATGCCACGAGTTTTTAAATCAAGTCCAAACAAATATCAAAGGTTAATCTTAGCTGATGAAGAAGTAAGtttgttttgataatatatttatttggtataatttgtttcatatataactcaattttaagtctcttgtttttcttatacAGGGTAATAAGATCCAGGCCACAACATATGGTGGAGACATCCACATCTTCCGAGACACACTCataattgggaaaaattattatatttctaatgCTTGGGTTAAAGAAATTGGTGCACAATATCAGATTGTTCAAAATAATTTGCAATGGACTATAAATGGTCGAACCATTGTGGAAGAAGTGACTGGAGATTCAGAGATAATTGTGCCTGCTGTTTACAACTTTGTTCCGTTCTCACGACTACACACTTATATTGATTCTCTATCCCATGTCGGTATGTTTGTCTATATAGTCAATTTGTTCAGctatattttataacttttcatttatatttaattcatcGTGTGGACAAATTTCTAATGATctataacattttaattaacttttgaatttatttatcatcAGATGTGATTGGAATAGCTATTGAAATCAAGCCAAAAAAGGAGATAATCACGAATGATGGCTTAGAGATTGTCCAAGAGATGACTTTAATGAATGATAAGTAAgtactccaaaaaaataaaaataattattaattattaaataagttaataaacatttttctgaattttgattttaattttatggacAGTATGGATACTTTGATGCTCAtcatgtggaaccaatttgtgaACAATGAATGTactcaaattttgaatattatgaatAGAAAACCAATCATAATTGGATGTCGACTTAAAGTTAGCTCATATAATGGTATGTTTCCTTAATGACTACACTACAATTGATGttatttttgaacaatttttatgtaattaaaatagtcagcaattttctaaattagtttttattaattcaattttttacatgcatatttgtattatttatatcatCATACAGGTATCTCGCTTTCAACCAAATCCTCCAGTTCATTTGTTATTGAACCGGAGATACCACAAGCAGCTGCTTTATCAGTTTGGTAAACTAATATTGGAGTTTAAATTTAGAacaatttttcttgtataaaaaataaaaatagcaataattaatttgagcaATTACAGGTATAATGCTAATGCTGAAAAAGCCATGGACATAATATGTGGAAGGATTGGTCTTGAGACAAAGTCACTGTCTACACTTCCTTCTGCTGAGGACATCATTACCATTAAGATGATAGATAATCAACTTAATACGGTAAATTTCTTgactattattttgtttataattattaacaacTATAATATTAAGATATGTTTGTACTTTTCATTATGTAAACAGAGGAGAAGCTTTTGGATCAATGGTCACATCAAAGTGACAAATTTGATTCAACATTTTTGGTACTTAAGCTGTGAAAAATGCACAAAAGCAACTGGATATGAATTTGAACAGAGGTTTAACTGCTTGTATTGCAGACATGATCAAGTTAAAGCTATGCCAAGGTATGCATAcaaatatttgttgttattattattattattattgttattatcgtccAATTATGCAATCATCATTATATGATTGTAACTTACAACTACTGGatttttttccccattaaaaacacactaattaattatgcatgaaaaatttataatcaatgatattatatttttcatctcACGTGTGAAACATAAGATAAAGCTTTGATCTAAATGAATAGGACaagaataaaacagaaaaaagatatGATTATACCTTGCACTGATCAATTTGTACATTTGTTGAGCCCCATAGCAATCACCCCATTCTACAACTTTTGCTCATTTGTCAATATGCTGCATTTAAAAGTAAAAGCAGGCTACATTATGATTGAGGATCGTGCTTGCTAGCCAAAATAACAAGATTTGTTGCAAGAAAAACTCCACTGTCTTTTGAGTATTTTCGGATATTTAGTTGCCATAATAATTGAGAtccacaaaaattaataattgaaattaatcatcattatttgaaactcaaaaatcaaacttaaacaGAGATCGTGTTTAAGGATTGcaacacaaaacaaagaaaaataacaaaatgagcCATTTTTTATGTTAAGCATGTTCAttaggaatttttatttatagtttagTAAGCAAAATATAGAACTCCATAAATTTTTGTTCTCTAAATACTTAGCTTATCTTTGTCATATAGATTATTACTTCATCTACATTATTACTTCATCACCTTTTGTTATAATGCATTAGGTTAATGCCTCAATCTTTGCCTCTACTCTCTCCACCCAGTGCCActtcaattttgtataatatgaaatactttattcaattattgtataagacatttcatattatttattttatcattaattataATCTCTAACTGgtaattcttcttttattcaGGTGCCGAGTCATTGTTGATTTGATAGATGAGTCTTCATCATTGAATGCTACATTGTTCGGAAATCAAGCTGAAAAATTTCTTGGTTGCACTGCATATGAGTTGATGAATAAATCTGATGGGGTAATATAATTCTTTTCATATGTGTTTGTGGAAATGACTGGTTAGTTTTAACTTGTTctttgaaaaaacatatataaatgatgtaaaTGCTTATGTGAGTACTAACTatgaatctttcttttttttaggattctgttaaagatattgaaaaaattgccACATTATCCAGTAGTCATAAGCTTCTAATTCAAGTTAAAGCATCTAAACATGAATATCGTGATATTACAAGATGGAAAGACACAATCCTTTCTGTTTGTGATACTATTTCAAAAGAAATCAACACATTAACACAAACAGATACTTCAAATGATGCTGAAGTTAGTCAAGTTTTAGAAATTGTTGAAGAGCAAAGTGGAAAATCATTAGGCATAACTGAATTGAGAGGTATGAACATGTTTGATACATTATATCCTAAGTGAAATTACATGAGCTTTTATTTAATGTtctaatgcatatatattgcAACTTTCAAAATCAGATATATCTGGAAGTGTTGACAATGCTAAGATAGAGCAAATGAGCAATGAAGATAAAGTCCTAGCTGATTTGGTTTCAAAGCCTACTGCAAGAAACAATGCAACAAAGAAACTAAAGCTGATGATTTCCAAAAGTGCAGGTGAGGCAAATCCAATAGCGCTGAATCTTGAAAGTTCTCATTTACAATTTGGTGAAGGGAGTAGGAAGCAGTTTGCCGAGCTTAAAGACAATGCTTAATTCGTTATCATGGGAACCATCTTTTTGTTAATGTGGACATGATAGATTACTATCAGTTCATAAGTAGATTATTATCAGTCTTTTGTGAATTTATAGCATATTTAGACTATACTGTGATAGTTAcgctaatattattattttgtacattGCAAGATGTAATAGAAATTGATTTAGGTATAACCTAATACATTTCTATTAAATCTTACAATTTATCTTAGGAAGATAGCAATGATGCTAAGATAGATTCATCTATGACACAAGTATTTTATGACAACTTTTTGTTTAACGAAAGTAAAATAgtaattatgagtttttatgattgtacttatatttcctatgatcattttttattttttgtgtttcttttagttaatatataaatccatgaataaattaaatttcatgacAATGGActagaatcaaaataaattgtttatgttttcattagttttaaaattaatttattctcacTAAATATCTAAAACATCTCAATATTGATTGgtgtataaaaaacaaataaaattgaaaggatgAAGCTAGAATCTATTTATGAACAATAatggtttttgctttttcaaattttctgctTTTCTAGATTTTCTGTTCATCTAAGAGTTGGTGATGCAACCTTGGTGCCTTTatctagaaagtaattcattctcaaaagagcgtgtccatacctaaagataaaagacctgttttaagtattcaagtggtggaggctgatacatcggacaccca includes:
- the LOC112491256 gene encoding uncharacterized protein LOC112491256, whose amino-acid sequence is MDIICGRIGLETKSLSTLPSAEDIITIKMIDNQLNTRRSFWINGHIKVTNLIQHFWYLSCEKCTKATGYEFEQRFNCLYCRHDQVKAMPRCRVIVDLIDESSSLNATLFGNQAEKFLGCTAYELMNKSDGDSVKDIEKIATLSSSHKLLIQVKASKHEYRDITRWKDTILSVCDTISKEINTLTQTDTSNDAEVSQVLEIVEEQSGKSLGITELRDISGSVDNAKIEQMSNEDKVLADLVSKPTARNNATKKLKLMISKSAGEANPIALNLESSHLQFGEGSRKQFAELKDNA